In Granulicella mallensis MP5ACTX8, the sequence TATCGTGTCGAAGGTGTCGAACAGGTGCCGCGGTTCTTCCTGATCGCCGAGATGATGGCCTTCGAAGATCGCCAGCGGGTTATCGACGCAGAGAAACTGGGCGTAGTCGGCTCCATAGCGTTTGGCGACGGCTTCGCGGGCCTGGCTCATCTGAGGGGGGCGGGAGGTGAGGTTGTGGGCGTCGGTCGCAAGAACGTGGACCCAGCGGTCGGCGAGCAGCTTGTGGGCCATGCGCTCGGCGTCTTTCCCCATCTTTCCAATCACAGAAGACGTGGTCACCTGAAGGAGCAAGCCGTTTCGCATCCACTCTTCGAGACGTTTGGGGTCTTTCTGAAGGGTGGGGTTGCGCTCCGGATGCGTGAGCACGGAGGTGATACCGGCGAGTTGAAGCTCGTAGAAGGTCTCACCCAGATTCGGCGAGAGGCCGTAGTCGGGCAGTTCGACCATCAGGTAGTT encodes:
- a CDS encoding tyrosine-protein phosphatase, with translation MIDLHHHLLPGLDDGSPDLETSVSMARMASADGITHIVCTPHASGRYTFNPEIVAAKLTELRAAVAAESIDIILGGGCDFHLNYDNIQDAIAHPTRYTVNGKNYLMVELPDYGLSPNLGETFYELQLAGITSVLTHPERNPTLQKDPKRLEEWMRNGLLLQVTTSSVIGKMGKDAERMAHKLLADRWVHVLATDAHNLTSRPPQMSQAREAVAKRYGADYAQFLCVDNPLAIFEGHHLGDQEEPRHLFDTFDTIDTGRKSWWKRMFGR